One Ananas comosus cultivar F153 linkage group 1, ASM154086v1, whole genome shotgun sequence DNA window includes the following coding sequences:
- the LOC109712466 gene encoding LOW QUALITY PROTEIN: probable disease resistance protein At1g12290 (The sequence of the model RefSeq protein was modified relative to this genomic sequence to represent the inferred CDS: inserted 1 base in 1 codon) — protein sequence MLPLGSSLISFFLNEISQPIKKQVRYCFHLDANVTALSESLKDLECAKCGITEKIQTAESERRKCTQEVKDWLDKSQIVEEQAKAIIEKYEKRKMSLCGCSWNCFFNVTVNKNATKKKTKVSELINKAPSDVANSHFLVDPIKEMPNTYGVVGQEMYLRNVIDYLQDDKVGIIGIYGMGGVGETTLLKSINNHLCDNAELMEFNHVIFIKVGKNLDLMKLQDDIALEVXLLLRKEESMLSRATAIFNFLKGKKFLLLLDDLWGSLDLEEVGVPRPNKGTHVRPKQKIILTTCFSDICGKMQADKDVRIECLNEEDAWNLLKSKVAEATMSNNRIQVLARRLARECSGLPLALTTVGLTMSMKKTPMEWENAIGLLKKSSFPEILSKDDDLFPVLTISYDYLKDDRMKNCFLFCSLIPENIMVPSEYIIDWILRLPSLQELYLYDCKGLEQMISEEATPSSLPSSSSANQRPTSQFSNLKFVLLDSLEEMTSICNDSLQFPSLARIGVFNCRKLKQLSMGLYTEGKDRDIHGEGQWWNSLEWTDESIKSLFSPLFIEHPDGSRPRPTRLHELLYPALNLVVNVYLTIFASLLESILLTLNLTESIIFSDPNCFSSVLYQLNPNCASLIVKFESEKAIAIFLGICNISLSRNFHFLIPVPMLPSGSASDYFLFGHYNAVAAFSSPLLMLDIQYIPLFTPVIDVFIKKICKPIKKQIGYCSCPSANVAALSGSIDKLQRMRDMINEKIQLAGMDQQGCANEVKNLLDLLQIAEDEAKIIIGKYERKKRQKCLYSCSWNCLFNTAISKRAAKKRTEVMKLLNKAPSDVTYSNLTVETVEEVPTTHAVVVGQEVYLKKVLSYLNDVTVGIIGIHGVGGVGKTTLLRSIYDRYNGNGKGAEFDHVILVKVGNNPDLMKLQRDIANEVGLLLGNEESEVSRAVAIYNFLKEKRFLLFLDDLSESLDLVEVGVPLPHGDSEAQQKQKIILTTRLPELCCEMQAKKVIKMECLNREDSWILFKSKVGEATISNTGIQGLAKKVARECGGLPLALTIVGLAMSRKKTRREWENAIKSLKRSSFNRLSGTEDKLFSFLHMSYDNLKDDRMRKCFLLCSLIPRDKLMLSEFVIRTWIGLGIMDDIDDMEDANNMGHFILRSLKEACLLESHAKFDMYVGMHNIIRDFALWIASNYRREKKNWLVQTNIKEVNSDEWSDAERISIIGNQELEVLPDSCDCPHLKSLMLSHNPHLSKIPTKLFPGMPSLTYLDLSHISLKQLPTEIGTLLNLQCLILSYSSISSLPEELKQLVNLKYLELEGIVGLKEIPKGVILNLLQLRVLNLQGSNLFLGDPNGLQFEELKCLTRLRAIGIAIRDIPSLEMVFGLLYITQYSLSILRIIGTVSLHLSPRVLHDTKARGLRRLTVGLADSLKELVVGKESEIEESEVDLTCSLSRLQNLQLLFLPILEKIIWRGIDPHQCLPNLACLRIFRCDSLEDISWVMRLSRLQELYVSKCKRLKQIITEEATSSSSSAKYRLTPSFPSLKLIWLDNLEQLTSICGDEISFPSLESIAVYDCLKLNKLPLGLCSAGTKREIFGERKWWDSLEWSDDRSVGASFFFVF from the exons ATGCTTCCATTAGGCTCCTCgctaatctctttttttctcaatGAGATATCGCAACCAATTAAGAAGCAGGTTCGCTATTGCTTCCATCTCGATGCTAATGTCACTGCTCTTTCCGAATCCTTAAAGGACTTAGAATGTGCAAAATGTGGAATAACTGAGAAAATCCAAACTGCTGAATCTGAGCGGCGGAAATGCACACAAGAAGTGAAGGATTGGCTTGACAAATCTCAAATTGTAGAAGAGCAAGCGAAGGCCATAATTGAGAAGTATGAGAAGAGAAAGATGAGTCTTTGCGGCTGCTCTTGGAATTGCTTTTTCAACGTCACTGTCAACAAGAATGCaacaaagaagaaaacaaaagtgAGTGAGCTGATAAATAAAGCACCTTCCGATGTTGCCAATTCACATTTTCTGGTCGATCCTATCAAGGAGATGCCAAACACTTACGGTGTTGTGGGCCAAGAAATGTATCTGCGGAATGTAATTGATTACCTGCAAGATGATAAAGTTGGCATCATCGGGATCTATGGCATGGGAGGGGTCGGTGAAACAACTCTCTTGAAAAGCATCAATAATCATTTATGTGACAATGCCGAACTTATGGAGTTCAATCATGTGATCTTCATAAAGGTTGGCAAGAATCTGGATCTGATGAAACTCCAGGATGACATAGCTCTTGAGG GCTTGCTTCTAAGGAAAGAAGAAAGCATGCTATCAAGAGCCACTGCTATTTTCAATTTCTTGAAAGGTAAGAAGTTCTTGTTGCTTTTAGATGACCTCTGGGGATCTTTGGATCTGGAGGAAGTTGGAGTGCCTAGGCCTAATAAAGGTACTCATGTGCGACCtaagcaaaaaataatattaaccACATGTTTTTCGGATATTTGTGGCAAGATGCAAGCAGACAAGGATGTGAGAATTGAGTGTTTGAATGAGGAAGATGCCTGGAATCTATTAAAATCGAAGGTTGCTGAAGCAACTATGTCTAACAATAGAATACAAGTTCTTGCAAGAAGGCTTGCCAGAGAATGTTCCGGTTTGCCATTGGCTCTTACTACCGTTGGACTAACTATGTCTATGAAAAAGACTCCTATGGAATGGGAAAATGCAATAGGATTGCTTAAGAAATCATCATTCCCCGAAATATTGAGTAAGGACGATGATTTGTTTCCTGTCCTGACTATTAGCTATGATTACTTGAAGGATGATAGAATGAAAAATTGTTTCCTCTTTTGTTCCTTGATTCCAGAAAATATTATGGTGCCTTCAGAATACATCATTGATTGGATTCTGCGCCTTCCAAGTCTCCAAGAATTGTATCTATATGATTGCAAAGGACTAGAACAAATGATAAGTGAAGAAGCAACACCATCATCattaccatcatcatcatcagctaATCAGCGGCCCACGTCTCAGTTTTCGAACCTTAAATTTGTTTTGCTTGATAGCCTTGAAGAAATGACAAGCATATGCAATGATAGCTTGCAATTCCCGTCTTTGGCGCGCATTGGAGTGTTTAACTGTAGGAAGCTAAAACAACTATCGATGGGGCTGTATACTGAAGGAAAGGACAGAGATATTCATGGGGAGGGACAATGGTGGAACAGCTTGGAATGGACGGATGAGAGCATCAAATCTCTGTTCTCACCCCTTTTTATCGAACATCCCGATGGATCTAGACCAAGGCCAACTCGCCTGCACGAACTTTT GTATCCTGCTCTCAATTTGGTAGTGAATGTATACCTAACAATCTTTGCTTCCTTATTGGAAAGTATCCTG CTTACCTTGAATTTAACAGAGTCCATTATTTTTTCAGATCCAAATTGTTTCAGCAG TGTATTGTACCAGTTAAATCCAAATTGCGCAAGTTTGATCGTCAAGTTCGAAAGCGAGAAGGCCATTGCTATTTTCCTCGGCATTTGCAATATCTCGCTTTCGCGTAATTTCCACTTTCTGATTCCTGTCCCAATGCTTCCTTCAGGCTCTGCGTCGGATTATTTCCTTTTTGGCCATTACAATGCAGTTGCTGCTTTCTCTTCTCCGCTGTTGATGCTCGACATCCAGTACATTCCGCTGTTCACTCCGGTCATCGACGTTTTCATCAAGAAGATATGTAAGCCCATCAAGAAGCAGATCGGCTACTGCTCCTGTCCCAGTGCCAATGTTGCTGCTCTTTCCGGCTCTATCGACAAATTGCAACGCATGAGGGATATGATCAATGAGAAGATCCAACTGGCCGGCATGGATCAGCAGGGGTGCGCAAATGAAGTGAAGAATTTGCTCGACTTGCTTCAAATAGCTGAAGATGAAGCAAAGATTATCATTGGCAAGTACGAGAGGAAAAAGAGGCAGAAATGTCTCTATAGCTGCTCTTGGAATTGCTTGTTCAACACCGCTATCAGCAAACGCGCAGCGAAGAAGAGAACTGAAGTAATGAAGCTGTTGAACAAAGCACCTTCTGATGTTACGTATTCAAACTTGACGGTGGAAACTGTCGAAGAGGTTCCTACGACACATGCTGTGGTTGTGGGACAAGAGGTTTATTTGAAAAAGGTTCTTAGTTACCTCAATGACGTGACAGTCGGTATCATCGGGATACATGGTGTAGGAGGAGTCGGCAAAACAACTCTTCTGAGAAGCATCTATGATCGGTACAATGGAAATGGCAAGGGAGCCGAGTTTGATCATGTCATCTTGGTAAAAGTCGGAAACAATCCGGATCTGATGAAGCTTCAAAGGGACATAGCCAACGAGGTCGGCTTGCTTCTAGGGAACGAAGAAAGTGAGGTATCACGAGCCGTTGCTATTTACAATTTCTTGAAAGAGAAGAGGTTCTTGTTGTTTTTAGATGACCTCTCGGAGTCGTTAGATCTCGTGGAAGTTGGAGTTCCATTGCCGCATGGAGATAGCGAGGCCCAACAAAAGCAAAAGATAATACTAACTACACGTTTACCCGAGCTATGCTGTGAGATGCAAGCGAAAAAGGTCATCAAAATGGAATGTTTGAATCGGGAGGATTCATGGATCCTGTTCAAATCAAAGGTTGGTGAAGCAACTATATCTAACACTGGAATACAAGGCCTCGCAAAGAAGGTTGCTAGGGAGTGTGGCGGCTTGCCTTTGGCTCTTACCATCGTCGGACTAGCTATGTCTAGGAAGAAGACGCGGAGGGAGTGGGAGAATGCAATCAAATCACTCAAGAGATCATCATTCAACAGATTATCAGGTACGGAGGACAAATTGTTTTCCTTTCTCCATATGAGTTATGATAATTTGAAGGATGATAGGATGAGAAAATGTTTTCTCCTTTGTTCCTTGATACCAAGAGACAAACTTATGCTTTCGGAGTTTGTTATTAGAACTTGGATCGGACTAGGAATAATGGATGACATCGACGACATGGAAGATGCTAACAACATGGGGCATTTTATTCTAAGAAGCCTAAAGGAAGCTTGCTTGTTGGAGAGCCATGCCAAATTCGATATGTATGTCGGAATGCACAACATCATTAGGGACTTCGCCTTGTGGATAGCTTCTAACTATCGGCGGGAGAAGAAGAATTGGTTGGTGCAAACAAACATTAAGGAAGTGAATTCCGACGAGTGGAGCGACGCAGAAAGGATATCAATTATCGGAAACCAGGAGTTAGAGGTACTACCTGATTCTTGTGATTGCCCTCATCTTAAATCCTTGATGTTGTCTCACAATCCGCATCTTTCGAAGATCCCAACAAAACTTTTTCCAGGAATGCCATCTTTAACATACTTGGATTTATCACACATTTCTCTCAAGCAACTTCCTACGGAAATTGGTACTTTGCTAAATTTACAGTGTCTCATCCTTTCCTATTCATCCATCTCATCGTTGCCTGAGGAGTTGAAACAACTTGTGAATTTGAAGTACTTGGAATTGGAAGGTATCGTTGGACTTAAGGAGATTCCGAAGGGTGTAATATTGAATCTGCTTCAGTTACGGGTGCTTAATCTGCAAGGTTCTAATTTATTTCTCGGTGATCCGAACGGATTGCAATTTGAAGAATTGAAATGCTTGACGAGACTTAGAGCAATCGGAATCGCCATAAGAGATATTCCCTCTCTCGAAATGGTCTTCGGTTTACTGTACATTACGCAATATTCTCTCTCCATACTACGTATAATCGGTACAGTCTCTCTCCATTTATCACCAAGAGTTCTTCACGATACCAAAGCAAGAGGCCTTCGGAGATTAACCGTGGGATTAGCTGACAGTTTGAAGGAGTTGGTCGTGGGCAAGGAAAGTGAAATTGAGGAGAGCGAAGTTGATCTAACTTGTAGCCTTTCGCGTTTGCAAAATTTACAGCTGCTATTCCTCCCTATCTTAGAAAAGATCATTTGGAGAGGTATTGATCCTCATCAATGTCTTCCTAACCTCGCTTGTTTGCGCATCTTTAGATGTGATAGCCTCGAAGATATTAGTTGGGTAATGCGACTATCGCGTCTCCAAGAGCTATACGTATCGAAGTGCAAAAGATTGAAGCAAATCATCACCGAAGAAGCAACGAGCTCGTCATCGTCAGCTAAGTATCGGCTCACGCCTTCTTTTCCTAGCCTCAAGTTAATTTGGCTCGATAATCTCGAACAACTTACTAGCATTTGCGGTGACGAAATCTCCTTCCCTTCATTGGAAAGCATTGCTGTATATGACTGTTTGAAGCTGAATAAACTGCCACTCGGGCTATGTAGCGCGGGAACGAAAAGAGAAATCTTCGGGGAGAGAAAATGGTGGGATAGCTTGGAATGGAGCGACGACAGAAGCGTCGGGGCCTCTTTTTTCTTCGTCTTTTAG
- the LOC109707875 gene encoding uncharacterized protein LOC109707875, translating into MSINSFGYENAKLFVLGSLLGGFFQKIYVEAWNGVGAIALLREVAVESKKREFDTVIRVVRPAPFQNPREIQRAVVEQLNLLSPSVKAAFDAADEDDDFSGVEFSSRDQLSEVADEIYRAVEGRRVLLILCNNIADAGLIDPNDLGIPIVRRWIRNAVMWTSGMNISREAASASADLTVMIQPPDKEAALDLVYKEAVEIARYIEESSGGSLRTTPQVVLRCFWYCLLLLRRAFDRSVLPNDRPWEAAANYLACDETLEEDDAAWEIGKALAALIGPIVNDQQLQYWQEAFSTWTPRAFELLSLPPKTLLVDSITQEDWVKSSSPSSSNEESYGWISVRSPHNNIPKPWDFFSKLYCTSVLSGVSSFFGHFEKTHEALPNDFFDYFSNVRVLDLLGCLVSPINPSFLRLRNLRMLRLERCEVTSLDPSHPSAPERLLYDLQVLNLYNSDANKFLLAGEAFELMPNLLELNLTEHINTEFLSRSLSMAINLKELILTNCEGLEYLNFNLPTTIETISLQRCASLKEVELVNPAAAPLPNLKTFHLSGSKLIAKLSLQGCHKLENVDLQELKGLEVLDLSCTAIKAVDISKLPQLKQLFLLKCEQLRRVACRDEGPQQLDVLYLDNYKGSGARDVDQCLDSFRNQRQSELTKGTNDADQRLFHAHVVVKDVRLFLSLGYAFYGLSREKSSSHIHVKGSSAIRRGTNSGTTTRSNVKGSSAIRRGTNSGTTTRSNATTTLALCYADVSNTMTGYHRRHHSLPPTMPLSNHIEVDGGHDSRIVEVHGFRYIMEFVNSLFVHSNTSNFTMDIKFRDLKCLRIERCPNIRFIFETVSVDDHDLVKLESIWLSHLPRLKALCKQVRIGQLKHIHLEFCTRLEYVFPSLSELHDLETINIRYCNDLTAIFISDDDSKDKRGAAPMLLPKLRSIHLQELPKLQHIYKANICAPSLEELKFRGCFNLRKLPLFRQPEACLMRAVKISCEQDWWDKLQWDRLEFNHRSSHFNPKHCPYYKKRMKARWF; encoded by the coding sequence ATGAGTATCAATTCATTCGGATACGAGAATGCAAAGTTGTTTGTGCTTGGAAGCTTGCTCGGTGGGTTCTTTCAGAAGATCTACGTGGAGGCATGGAACGGAGTTGGGGCAATCGCCTTACTCCGAGAGGTGGCGGTCGAGTCGAAGAAGCGCGAGTTTGACACAGTGATCAGGGTGGTGCGGCCCGCACCATTTCAGAACCCCAGGGAAATCCAGAGGGCGGTGGTGGAGCAGCTGAATCTACTATCTCCTTCCGTGAAGGCCGCGTTCGATGCAGCGGACGAAGACGACGACTTCTCGGGTGTGGAATTCAGCTCAAGAGACCAGCTTTCGGAGGTCGCAGACGAGATCTACAGAgctgtggagggtcgtagagtGCTGCTCATCCTTTGCAATAATATTGCGGATGCCGGATTAATTGACCCTAATGATTTGGGTATTCCTATCGTAAGGCGGTGGATCCGTAATGCGGTCATGTGGACCTCTGGAATGAATATTAGCAGGGAAGCCGCGTCAGCGAGTGCGGATTTGACCGTAATGATTCAGCCACCAGACAAAGAAGCTGCACTTGATCTTGTGTACAAAGAGGCTGTCGAGATTGCCCGTTACATTGAGGAGAGCAGCGGTGGGAGCTTGCGGACCACCCCGCAAGTAGTCCTCCGCTGCTTTTGGTATTGCCTGCTGTTGTTGCGTAGAGCATTTGATCGATCAGTGCTACCCAATGATCGGCCGTGGGAAGCTGCTGCCAACTATCTTGCGTGCGACGAAACTTTAGAAGAGGATGATGCGGCTTGGGAGATTGGGAAAGCACTAGCTGCGCTGATTGGACCCATAGTAAATGATCAACAACTGCAATATTGGCAGGAAGCCTTTTCCACTTGGACGCCAAGGGCGTTTGAGTTGTTGTCGTTGCCCCCGAAAACTTTATTGGTCGACTCTATCACACAGGAAGATTGGGTAAAGTCGTCATCGCCATCATCATCGAATGAGGAGAGTTACGGTTGGATCTCAGTACGCTCTCCTCACAATAATATTCCAAAACCATGGGATTTCTTCTCCAAATTATATTGCACTTCAGTCTTGTCTGGCGTTTCATCcttttttgggcattttgagaAAACACACGAAGCTCTACCGAACGACTTCTTTGACTATTTCAGCAACGTTCGAGTGTTGGACCTTCTCGGCTGTTTAGTAAGTCCTATAAATCCTTCATTCCTTCGTCTTCGCAACCTGAGAATGCTTAGGCTGGAGCGGTGTGAAGTAACTTCTCTTGATCCTTCTCATCCGTCAGCACCAGAGAGACTTCTTTATGACTTACAGGTCCTGAATTTATACAACTCAGATGCTAATAAGTTTCTTCTAGCAGGGGAAGCCTTTGAGCTCATGCCTAATCTCCTGGAGCTCAATCTCACAGAACACATCAACACCGAATTTTTGTCAAGGAGCTTGTCAATGGCAATCAACCTCAAAGAGCTTATTCTCACTAATTGCGAGGGGTTAGAATATCTAAACTTCAATCTCCCTACAACAATTGAAACAATCAGCCTACAAAGGTGCGCATCACTAAAAGAGGTGGAGCTTGTCAACCCTGCAGCAGCTCCTTTGCCCAACCTCAAGACCTTCCACCTCAGTGGCTCTAAGCTGATCGCCAAGCTCTCCCTACAAGGATGCCATAAGTTGGAGAACGTAGACCTGCAGGAATTGAAGGGGCTCGAGGTGCTCGATCTTTCATGCACCGCAATAAAAGCGGTGGATATCAGCAAACTCCCACAACTGAAGCAATTATTTCTCCTCAAATGCGAGCAACTCCGTAGAGTAGCCTGTCGCGATGAAGGACCACAACAACTAGATGTGTTGTACTTGGATAACTACAAGGGCAGCGGTGCTCGCGACGTCGATCAGTGCCTTGATTCCTTTCGAAATCAAAGACAAAGTGAGTTAACCAAGGGAACTAATGATGCTGATCAGAGACTATTCCATGCTCATGTGGTCGTGAAGGATGTTAGGCTCTTCTTGTCACTTGGTTATGCCTTCTATGGTTTAAGCAGAGAAAAATCTAGCTCCCACATCCATGTCAAGGGTTCTTCAGCTATTAGGAGAGGCACTAATAGTGGCACTACCACCAGATCGAATGTCAAGGGTTCTTCAGCTATTAGGAGAGGCACTAATAGTGGCACTACCACCAGATCGAATGCTACTACAACATTAGCATTATGTTATGCAGATGTTTCAAACACTATGACAGGTTATCACCGTCGACATCACTCGTTGCCACCTACTATGCCCCTAAGTAATCACATAGAGGTTGATGGAGGTCATGATTCCCGAATAGTAGAGGTACATGGATTTAGATACATAATGGAATTTGTTAATTCTTTATTCGTTCACAGCAACACATCTAATTTTACCATGGACATTAAATTCAGAGATCTCAAATGTTTACGCATTGAGAGGTGCCCTAATATAAGGTTTATCTTCGAAACTGTGAGTGTGGATGATCATGATCTGGTGAAATTGGAAAGCATATGGCTCAGCCACCTTCCGAGGCTTAAAGCTTTATGTAAACAAGTAAGGATTGGGCAACTGAAGCATATTCACTTGGAGTTTTGCACGAGGCTAGAATATGTATTTCCCTCACTATCAGAGTTACACGACTTGGAAACAATCAACATCCGTTATTGCAATGATCTAACGGCAATATTCATATCTGATGATGATAGCAAAGATAAAAGAGGAGCTGCTCCAATGCTACTTCCGAAACTGAGGTCCATCCATCTACAAGAGCTTCCGAAGCTACAGCACATATACAAGGCTAACATTTGTGCTCCGTCCCTAGAAGAGCTCAAGTTTAGGGGGTGTTTCAATCTCAGAAAACTTCCTCTTTTCAGGCAGCCAGAGGCTTGTTTAATGAGAGCTGTGAAGATTAGCTGCGAGCAAGACTGGTGGGATAAGCTACAATGGGACAGGTTAGAATTCAACCACCGCTCTTCTCACTTCAACCCAAAACATTGTCCTTATTATAAGAAGCGTATGAAGGCTAGATGGTTCTGA